The nucleotide window GGATGGCCGTTCGCCCGACCGCCCCTTGGCCGTCAGGTTCTTGACGTGCTCAACGCCATCGTGCGCGAGCTGTAGGCGTGCGACGGCGGCGTGCTGCCGCTGGACGAGGACCTCCTCCTCGCGCCCCGGTGACGAAAGCAGCATGCAGCGGCGGCGGCCAGATGTTGCGGACGGTAGCTGGCAAGCTTGCACCTGCTCCGAGCGCGCGCGGTCATGAATGTCCGCGCCGCTGGCCAGCGGCGAGGCGCTCGGCCATGAGGACGGAGGGGTTCGTGGAGGCGGAGGCGCTAGACGGAGGAAAGAACGTGTGCGCCGGTGCGCTGCAGCAGGAGGACCAAAGCAGGGGCAGCCGCGAAGAAGCCGGCATGCGGCGGGAAGCAACTTGAGGGCTCGCCGGAGTTTTTGTCGAGGCAGGGGCGCCATGGCTGCACAAGCTCGTCTCGCGTGCGAGCAAGGGAGAGGACGGGCGACTCGGGCCCTCCGGCGGTGCATGGTTTTGGCGCGCGCCTGCGCTGTAGAGGGGGCGGTGTGGCTTGGTCCTGGGGTTAGGGACGGCAGCTGGATGAGCATGCTCGCGTCCGTCGTTGGCCGGAGTTCACATGCTTTCCTCCATGCACGTAAGATGTTTGTTGAAAtaccaaagagagagagagagaggaggaggaggaggaagaaggttgATGTGGGCCCCACTTGTCATAACGGTCAACACTAATGGTCAAAACAAACTTAGTTGACTTTGCCGCCACATCAGCCCTGACGAGTGGGTCCTGCATGTCATAAATGTATTTAAATCGTCTAAACTTGTCATTTTTTAAAAGTGGTAGTTTTTAGTCACAAAATTAGAAACTTTTGATAATTATCAGTCACTTTTTTGAAAATGGTAGTTCTGTGGGACGGCAACCCTTAATGTGATAGTTTTTTGTCAAATACTCGGTAGTTCGTATATGATTCTTTTTTCAGTTTACCAGTCAATGTCCTGGTTGTTCCCCATGTAGCCCAAGTGCATATACAAGAAGAAGAAGCAATTGAACAAACGGTTGTCTTGTAGGAGTACTGGAGTAGTAGATGAACTGTGAACGAAATTTTTCTCCCTAGTCCCCTCCTTTTTTTCTCTCTGAGAGTTTGTTTGGTAGCGTGGTTGCCGGTTGAAAGGATGGGTGGGATGGATGAGTAGAGGGGGCAGCGCAAACTGAAAATGAACTCCGGCTTTTGCAATTTTTTTTGGCTGCTAGGGAACTTTTGTACTACTCCCATAAACTCTGAAAGTCTGAGGTAAAACGCTGCCCTTACAAAgtagaaaaagaaaaaaaactctGAAGCAAGCCACTTTTGACGACAACGACGAGTGCCGTCAGAATTAGTTGACAAAGAAGGATGATATTTTCTTTAAACAGAGGCCAAAGACTTGCGTCATTCAAAGGTGTTTAGAGTACATAAGAGCGGCTCAATATCTAGCtcatcaacaacaacaaaaatcaACCGATTACTCTTGAGGCATGATAGCCCTCAAGTGCCTAGCTCTTGCGATGACCCGAAGCTTGACCTCATCCTTTATGAGCTTTAGAATGTAGAATGATAGCTTCTTTATTTTGGAAGACTCTAGCGTTTCTCCATTCCAGATGACCCAGGAGTCAAGCATGGCGAGGAGGGTGGTCATGGCCTCACGGTGAGCTGTGTTGGGCCTCAACATGTTAGTCCTTCAATTCTTGACAGAATGCTCATTTGCACGTTGATCCATCGGCAAGGTCGCTAAACTGGCCCGTTGCTCCACCATCCTCAACCTCAACACACGTAACTGAAGTGAAATTTGTAGAAAATATATGTTCACACAATTAGGCCATCCCTGCATTTGCAACTGGGGCGCCGTCCAATGCCTTTTTGCAGTGCTAGCCAGATGAGTCCAAGATGTTGTACCGACTATAACAGATGCTACTAGTGGCGACGCCGTGAGTTACAACACCACACTGaggatgctgaaatcagcgaccGCGTGTGCTACAATCGGTTGCTGCTGGGCAGAGATATTGGTACCGCCGAGCAGAGGTCATCGGCCAAGACGTCGGAACAGGCAACTCATGGTGCTGGGACCAACGGCGTCGGATGTTCTGACCATGGCATTTGGGCACCACCAAATTTCCTGGAGCCGAGATCGACAGGTGCTACAACCGTGGTCAACGGTAGCTGTGATCGGCTACGATGCCGGATGTTGCGACCATGGCATTCGGGCACGGCCAAATTTCCTGGAGCCGAGATCGACATGTGCTACAACCGTGGTCTGCGGTTGTTGTGACCAGCTACGACACCGTCCTGATGGCAACAGACAACACCCTCATCGTCCCGGCAACCACTCGTGGGTACCAAGGATGCTGGGATCGGCCACATCAGATGCTACGATCGCTAGAGAGGGGATGTTGCGGTGGGCCGCACTATGATGGCGATGAAGTTGTTCTTGATTGCTGGAAGCAGCGACAACGGGCGCTGCAAGCGGTAACGAGCCAACGACGAGCATCTAGTAGTGATGCGAGCGGCGGGTGGGTACCGCGTCTCGTTGTCTCGGGGCAGCCGGCGTTCCGATGTCGAAGACCAACGCTCACTTGTGATGCGGGCCGATGATCCCCCTTTTCTTTTCTCAACATGGAGCGCACATGCAACAGAGAGGCCCAGTCATGCGTGTGAAGGGGTTGACTTGATCCAACGACTATAATTGCCCGAATCCAAGGGCTCCGGAGGTGACCGATCCAGAATCTAGACGGTCGACCGACGCCGAGTGCCGCTTATCTGAAAAAGAAAATCCGGACCCAACGGGCAAGGCGCGAACGGACGGGGCTGGCGCCACGCCTGAgcccaccaccaccacacccctcTTCCGGTCTCCCCTCCCCTGTTTCTCCTCTGCCCGAGCTTGCCAAAGATCATTTCTTTCCTTCCCTTCGCCGGCCGGCGCGTCTCCAGGCTCCAGGCTGCAGTCAGCGTACCACTGCAGTTGCTCTGCAGCTCCGCGTCGGCGTCGCCCATGGAGCTCGCGGTCAGAGCCGCAGCgccttcgtgctcctcctccCCGTCGCTCCATCCCCCGCGCGTTCCCTGCCGCCTTGGCCGCAGCCCAGGCCTGCCGCTGCCGGCTCGCCGGGTGGCCCTCGCAGCGGCGGCCTTCGCCCTCGACCCGGTACGTACCGAGGCCACAAGCTGATTCTCATCTCAGGAGAAGCAAGATAACGCGCTGTGTGTGCTAGAAAAAGGGTGAACGATTGTCGCACACCAAGTGTCCGGTGTTATGCCCAGGCGGGGCTTTGGCAGGAACCAAGCTTTGTATTTGCTTGAAGAGTAATCACCTGAATCGAGATAGGCGTAGGTTTAGCAGATCTTTTCAGTTTGGGGAGGTGATGTGTTTCATGGCGTGCACTGCTGGTATTTGGCAACGAGAGGGAAAGACTGAACCTCCCATGGATTTCTGTTGATATACCTGCTGATATCTGGATTTCTGTTGCCTTACATGTATAGGATGCCTGGCCTCTGCAATCTAGCTTGTACTTTTTAATACTAGAGAGCTAATCTTGTTAACAGCAGTCGTGTATGGTTCAGAAATAAGCAGCCTGTTTAATAGCATAGTTTACAGTCTCGTTAAGGGCAAGCCAAGGTGAATGTTTTGCATACAAGGTGTTTGATGTTATGCCGAGGTAGGACTTTAATCATACCGTGTGAAACTGACGCTTACTATGCGAAAAGTTTCAGGAGATCAAAACTGAGCTGAATGACGCTTCAAAAACAGAGGTGTTCGCATGCCCTGTTTGCTATGAACCGCTGATAAGGACAGGGCCGCCAGGCATGAACCTGTACGTCTAAAGTCCATGAATTATCTTCATCTCTCATGGTTGCCGGATTAGGATTTATGTTGTTTCTGCTTCTACGCGTGTCCCAGGCCAGCGATTTATAGGTCTGGATTCAAGTGTTCAAAATGCAACAAGTCATTCACCAGCAAAGATGTCTTCTTGGATCTCACTGTCACCTCAGGAATGAAAGAATACAGTGAACTCAAGCCTGCTAGAACTGAGCTGTTCAGGAGCCCGCTCGTCTCCTTTCTTTACGAGAGGGGGTGGCGTCAGAACTTCAATCGGAGTGGCTTCCCTGGCCGCGATGAAGAGGTACATTTCTTGTCCGTCTCATTCTTTCAATTCCATAGCCTTAAGCTGTTACTGCTCAGTGAGAAACTATTTATAGTAAGACGTATATCTGTCAGAGCCATGTATTTGGTGCTGCAACAAAACGCTGTCTCCAGTTTTCATGACAAGAAAATATTCATATTAATATGCATATAATTCTAGTCTTCTGTTGACTTTATCAGTTCCAAATGGCTCAAGATTATTTCCAATCAGTCGCTGGTGGTATACTCGTTGATGTCAGCTGTGGCAGTGGCTTGTTTTCAAGGAAGTTTGCAAGCTCTGGGGCATATTCAGCTGTGATTGCTTTGGACTTTTCTGAGAATATGCTCCGCCAATGCTATGACTACATCAAACAAGAAGAAACCCCTATGAACACGTGAGCCTTCCTTCGTGTTTATTTCGAGCTTTTCCTGTAAGACTTGAATAGTTGTCATGCAAGATGCAACATCCAACTGTAACAAACCGTCAAGTAAAAAACTAGGCCATCACTATTTTTTGTGGGAACTAGTGCTTTATTTTAGTTTAATAGCAAAAAAGACTACACTATGTGTTCAGCATCTAATTGAACAAAATGTGATAATCTACTCTCTTGTTTCAATCTATTACTACTTCCGAACGTTCTTTTTGTTCTAAAGTACAGTACAGTAATTATGAACATTCATCAGCAGTATTCATCTGCAGAAACCTCGCACTTGTAAGGGCTGATATTTCAAGGCTCCCCTTTGCTTCATGTTCAATTGATGCCATTCATGCTGGAGCCGCTATCCACTGTTGGCCATCCCCTTCAAATGCGGTATAGTACCTGTCTCATTTGCACTTCTGATTAATATTGTACATAGTTGATAACCTAATAATTGATATAGTAAAACTGGTGTCTTCGGAATTGCGATTTTATTCATCAGAGTCCACTGAACAATTAGTTAATCCAGAAAGTTTAAACCCGGCATTACATGGGAAATAATGCTCTGTATTTCTGTTAATTATTGACTGCTGAACGTGTCTGTAAGTCAACCACGATAGTTTagtgcttagttagtatgctttgGACAGCTTTGTGTAGGAACAGGGCGTCATGCGATGACCTGTGTACCTTTCTTTTCATATGAACTTATTCATCACCATGACATCCCCTTCTGCTGTTTGAAAACCAGATAGCTGAAATCAGCCGTGTGCTGAAGCCCGGCGGTGTCTTTGTGGCGACAACCTTCTTATCCACCCCCACGAACAGTGGCCCGCTCTCTATTGATGCACTAAGGCCACTGAGACAGGTAAAAGAAGTCATCGATCGTCTAGCTCTACTACTTATTTTCTGCATGGGACAGGTTAATAGCCTGTTGCACCTTGTCTGCTATGTGCTGCAGATTGTTGGGCCAGTGAACAGCAGCTACAACTTCTTCACGGAAGGAGAGCTGGAAGACCTGTGCAGATCCTGTGGCCTGATCAACTACAGCAGCAAGGTGCAGAGGTCATTCATCATGTTCTCCGGGCAAAAGCCGTAGCTGGGTATCACATCCAGACTTTCTTTGTATAGCCAGCCACAGTGTATATATAGTATAGCTGTGCTTTTTTTTTAACGCATGTATATATATAGCTGTTACGGTTAAATCAGGTGGTGGAAATGTAACTCAAACACACGTTAGGCAATTGAACCAAAATGCATGGTCTCCGACTCTGATGAACAATAGTAGCATTTGTTCAAGTTCAGGCATTGAGCAAAAGTGTTACACCTGAACAATTGTGTTGTTTatgcaaaataaataaaatttaaAGTAACTGCTGAACTATAAGCCTTTTATCGATAACGACCTGAACGTCTATTAAAATCTTCAAGGGTACAGATTCAATTCCTTTCTAGAGAAGATCAAGAGGGCCGTATCCTGGCTCCAATTTTTTAGTTTTTTTACAGAATGAATGAAATCGAAGAATATCAGTGCAAGCAATCAGACCGGCTGAGTGAGTGACAGGATATTGTCATCAACCAAAATTATTCCCAGGATCAACAACAAACCGCACCATACAGCAGCAAGAAAGAAACTACCCTAGCTACTACTCAGCCTGCTGGCTGGCCTTAAGGTACAAGCAGCCATTCCGGCACCTCACGATCGCTCAAGGCACTAGCAGAGTGGTGAAGAAACCTGTTGCTTGGTGGCAGCGGCACCAAGCTTCTTCAGGTCGAGGCGTGTCACAGGTGCTCGATTCGAGCTATCAACTGCATTATTCCTCGAGCGGAGTGAGTGAGACTGCTTGAAGCAGTGTGTGTAAAATTACAGCACACTGTGCCATGGTGTTAAATGAAAGGTCAAGCTAATTACATCAATGTAGCAGAACTGGCAAGCCAACAGGTCGGAGGAGTGAGTGTTATTCCCATTCACAGGGCGGTTAGGCAGGAGACAGAAGCTGTTCCATCCAGATGGTTCAATCTAGTCTCTACTCTCGACACACTTAATATGACAGCCTATGCTTCGCAGTTCTTGAAAAATAACAGAACTCTTGTTGCTGGGTCACTGCTACACCGAAAGTACTGTACGATGTTCCGTGTAGCATTCACGAGTGCAACTTCATTTTTGAGGGCAATCAGCTGCTAGCCTCTTGATCTTTTCGACGCAATCCTTATCTAGACGAGGCGAGATCCTTCTTTTCACATTTCCCTGGAATTCAAGAAATGTAAGAGATGAAAAATCGGTGGTGCTCCATGATGAGTTTGATAAAGTTATGATATAAAATCTCATTTTTAGATGTGGGCCTGACCGTGAAGGCTTTCACTAGGTTTCTCCACTTATCCTGAAAGATTAAACACATAAAAATTAACATCTTTTACAATAAAATATATGTAGATAAATAAAAGATGAATAGAGAAAAAGTGTGAAATACAACAAAACAATGAGCAGAAAGAGCATGCAATGCTTGTTCTTTAGTGCAATTAATCACCAATTGACTATACCTTAAGGTGGATCGCTGTTCGAACTGATATTGGAAACCTTTCATTCTTCAACTTAGTCCATGGTCCAACCCCATGTACAGATACACCATCCACTAGCTCTTTCACCTCTTCAGATGTCCAATGGTCATTGTTTCTTTTGCACCCATGTTTTTGGCCTTCACTTGCAGAGCGCAAGTCCCGGGAGCATGGTTCTATGTTTATCGACCATGTTCCTCTCTCACGTGCACTTCTCACACGACTTCCATGCCTCCAACCACTTTTTGGTATGTAATCTGAATCACATAGCATATGTGTTTAACTACTTGAGACAATGACAAAATGGTACATTGCAACAAATGGAGCCTTCATAATTCATACCTAGTAGATCGCCGGTCCCCTCCTCCGGCGGTGTCACGGTGGCCGCAAGCCTCCTGCTTCTCCGGTGACAAGGCGGCGGGTACATGCCCCCTCCCTCTCTCATCTCCGCCTCTTTTCCTCCTCCGCCGTTGAGAGTCGTGGTGGCAGGGGCCTCCTCTTTCTCAAGCAACGCCTCCGGTGGAGCGGGCATAGGTGTTTGTATTTTCATGCCATGACCACTAGTTGGTTCAATCTGCAATGATGAAACAAATTTTCAATGCCATTTGCCACGTTCAATTGTTTTGCAAGTTTGTACTTTTGGATGTGCGGAAATCTTGCCTCGTGAGTTAAATTTGCCTCCTTTATATAAGTAGGAATGAATGCACCTGCAAGGAATCATACATTATTTGATTTCAAGATCGAACCATGGATAAATTGCTTGTTTGTCTAACGAAGTTTGGAATAGACCGCAAAAATTAAGCATCGTACCTTTCAGCCATCTATCCAAATCATGGGGTCCTTCTAAGAGTGCTTGAAAGTCAATGGTGCCATAATCCACATATGTTGAGTGAACTTTAATCTCCGGCTGtcatcaagaacaatgaaatatatgtTGTTATTGTGTCGGGATTTCGACGAGCCTGTTGCGAACTCTATATCCAAGTCAGATTTGATAAGATCTAAAGAGTGGGGATCATATATGAACTATGATTGTCGACATACATTACATCCAGTTAAAATGAATCTTGAATAAACCATGGAGGGCCAGTTCTTTTCGGCGATTCTCCCAGAATCGCCCCCCTCCCCAGCTTTTCTCAGAATTGCCACTCCATATTTTTTTTTACAATCCTATCTAGTTAAGGTCTAGTTAGTTAGGATTGTAAAAAATATATGAAGTGGTGATTCTGGGAGAAGCTGGGGAGGGGAGCGATTCTGGTAGAATcgcccaaaagaactggcccgGAGTATGCTTCAATATTTTTTATTGACCATTTTGGTTGTGCTTATACTTTTCTTTCAGATAACTTACGATTTTTTAGTTTAGACATATAGGCTGGCTCCACTTTTATATTGAAATAAAACCAAGCATCCAACTAGTCATCGTCTCTAAAATAGATATGTGATCTGATCAACAAAGTGAATACCTGTTGACTTGGAAGAGGATCGGCCAAGATGGGCGCCCAAATGTCAACTTGTTCCATTGTGTCAGTGAGCAGCTACCACACTTCACTTGTCCAATATAGGAAACTGAAATGATGGCTGGAGTTAATGTGTTTATTTAATAGTACTACATACCGTAAATGGATTGATTAAAAAAAACTTGTTCCATCAAATAATATATATTGTACATGCATGCATGATAAATCCAGATATATATACTTCATGTGTGTATTTAAATTTTTTATACTTATTTTTTTTGGTATCGCTGACCAAAAGTAATAATAGATGCATGTGCATGCACTGCTCAGTCAATCATCTCACCTAGCAGGATGGTACACTGCAATGCAAACTATTCTCTTTTTTTTTGACAGCATGCAAACTATTCTACTGTTCTCATTCGGGTGTATTCTATTGCCATGGAGCATTAGATATTAGTCGCAGATACTTTCATGTATATTTTGATTTTGGATTGAAAAAAGATTGACCCCCTCTTAGTTGCTCATCACGCTCCGCCACTGCATGCATGTATGCGTGCAACAAATTAACTGCCAAGCTAATTAAGCTTACATAAAATCCTATCCAGTTAGCTAGCAATCAGATCAACCAGTACAAAATGTAAATGAAGAAGTTCCTGTCTGATCTGCAGCTAGTACGTATACAGTACTAATTAACTCTGGACAGAGGCCGGATGAATAACGTACCTGTGTGCAACCGCGCGCGCAGGGCCTCCGGTGCGCCGTGCCGGCGGCTGACAGATGTCG belongs to Triticum urartu cultivar G1812 chromosome 7, Tu2.1, whole genome shotgun sequence and includes:
- the LOC125523389 gene encoding uncharacterized methyltransferase At2g41040, chloroplastic-like, translated to MELAVRAAAPSCSSSPSLHPPRVPCRLGRSPGLPLPARRVALAAAAFALDPFQEIKTELNDASKTEVFACPVCYEPLIRTGPPGMNLPAIYRSGFKCSKCNKSFTSKDVFLDLTVTSGMKEYSELKPARTELFRSPLVSFLYERGWRQNFNRSGFPGRDEEFQMAQDYFQSVAGGILVDVSCGSGLFSRKFASSGAYSAVIALDFSENMLRQCYDYIKQEETPMNTNLALVRADISRLPFASCSIDAIHAGAAIHCWPSPSNAIAEISRVLKPGGVFVATTFLSTPTNSGPLSIDALRPLRQIVGPVNSSYNFFTEGELEDLCRSCGLINYSSKVQRSFIMFSGQKP